One Solea senegalensis isolate Sse05_10M linkage group LG13, IFAPA_SoseM_1, whole genome shotgun sequence DNA segment encodes these proteins:
- the srsf1b gene encoding serine/arginine-rich splicing factor 1B, which produces MSGGGVVRGPAGSNDCRIYAGNLPPDIRSKDVEDLFYKYGSIRDIDLKNRRGGPPFAFVQFDDPRDAEDAVHGRDGYDYDGYRLRVEFPRGGRGGGGGGGGGGGGGAMGPPRGRYGPPSRRSEYRVVVSGLPPSGSWQDLKDHMREAGDVCYADVFRDGTGVVEFVRKEDMTYAVRKLDNTKFRSHEGETSYVSVKTDGPGSPSYGRSRSRSRSRSRSRTRSRSFSPRRGRASPRHSPRRSRSRSRSSSRSRSRT; this is translated from the exons ATGTCCGGCGGAGGCGTCGTCCGTGGACCCGCGGGGAGCAACGACTGTCGGATCTACGCGGGAAATCTCCCGCCCGATATACGCTCCAAGGACGTGGAAGACTTGTTCTACAAGTACGGTTCGATCCGCGATATCGATCTGAAAAACCGAAGAGGAGGACCTCCGTTCGCCTTCGTCCAGTTTGACGACCCGAG GGATGCTGAGGATGCTGTTCACGGACGGGACGGTTATGACTACGATGGATACCGCCTGCGTGTGGAGTTTCCTCGAGGTggaagggggggaggaggaggaggaggaggaggaggcggcggcggcgctaTGGGACCGCCGAGGGGACGATACGGTCCCCCGTCCCGACGCTCCGAGTACAGGGTTGTGGTGTcag GTCTTCCTCCCAGTGGAAGCTGGCAGGACCTGAAGGATCACATGCGAGAGGCAGGTGATGTATGTTATGCTGATGTGTTCCGTGATGGCACTGGAGTTGTGGAGTTTGTACGCAAAGAAGACATGACCTACGCTGTCCGTAAATTGGACAACACCAAGTTTCGTTCTCATGAG ggagAGACGTCCTACGTCAGCGTGAAGACCGACGGTCCCGGCAGCCCCAGCTACGGTCGTTCCCGCTCTCGTAGCCGCAGTCGAAGCCGGAGCAGGACCCGCTCTCGCAGCTTCTCCCCTCGCCGCGGCCGGGCGTCTCCACGTCACTCCCCCCGACGTTCTCGCTCCCGTTCCCGTTCCAGCTCTCGCTCTCGCTCCCGCACCTAG
- the dynll2b gene encoding dynein, light chain, LC8-type 2b, whose translation MSDKKAVIKNADMSDEMQQDSVDCAMQAMEKYNIEKDIAAYVKKEFDKKYNPTWHCIVGRNFGSYVTHETKHFIYFYLGQVAILLFKSG comes from the exons ATGTCCGACAAGAAGGCCGTGATTAAAAATGCAGACATGTCTGATGAGATGCAGCAGGATTCCGTGGACTGTGCCATGCAGGCGATGGAGAAGTACAACATAGAAAAGGACATTGCTGCTTATGTCAAAAAG GAGTTTGATAAGAAGTATAATCCCACATGGCACTGCATTGTTGGGAGGAACTTCGGCAGCTATGTGACACACGAGACAAAGCATTTCATCTACTTCTACCTGGGTCAAGTGGCCATTCTTCTCTTCAAGTCGGGCTGA
- the heatr6 gene encoding HEAT repeat-containing protein 6 — MEAENELSAPGLGSTGSTGVLGEAAPSGRAGTDGWLLGSQSDAEKHFSRCAAKLRALRSDSTCRHREELNRLFDELLSENYSKSVFPSISIQAEDVCTLLKHGSNLVPLTQEHLVIKLCQLMHHLLNQLKVIMDEQTLDVLLKYTTSAMKTCSTWTHSDVLIALSTVVYGNGPQCYQHLSDLLAEDGVLMFYGDPAQPSMELRRVALTCMANICLRVPGQPPLDDQYRTVCFKVFLKTLQSPKPPSTDELFYCIVLQAALKGLQYCLSGGKWKYGEGEELGSVLATLKRLMFHGAPGVSVDWPAVLYPTPLPQYEGLAAFKPAETPKPSEPPMDAVLLGKTSGNKKRKPRGRGKKKSTELSRRDGDDDDREAVSAPQKGGVGEGEFLAKPSEPSFYPSWKRNNSDSEFSDPEGNAQSKLRFFLGRVRERALHSLLGVVKCVEKRTLYGYWSSFIPDAPVGGPPPLTLLTIVLKDSSPKVRACALQVLSAILDGSRQFLAAAEDTTSPRTSYTPFSLLLATAIRELHRALTLALLAETAPQTLVQVIKCLAFLVANAPYHRLRPGLLSSLCKQIRPFVRHRDVNVRVSVLTLYGSLLTTQAPLPEVQLILQQPDSGSSSGSFTPQDSALSWRQRHGETSPSQTPVRSERSSHTPSPRVPCTPGEKDNSSLWLLQVCVSLVTQPREDQSDSEGWGTGAGAVLEPPPVRLEALQVLSSLVRGYFSLTQACLCEIKQLSIRCLREPDPAMQLHGAMLLEVFGTGIIQQYKPENNVPESSRVPLGQVVQLWSEVLSGPLNAAMQSEQHPKLQASVCDTLSAILPQAFTQLPEKTQLMCVTVLLGLTYSENYLVKMAAVRALGTYILFPCLREDVMFVADTANAILAALSDGSTNVRAKAAWSLGNLADVLIINMETLGVTFHEELSDMLLLKMLHAATRAAGDRDKVKANAVRVLGNLLHFLRESQLTRSAFQHPVEDAVRALVKTVLSESTMKVRWNACYALGNAFRNPALPLNSALWSSDVFSALCHVVTSCKNFKVRIKSAAALAVPAHRGCYGDTKRFGYVWRSLTTALQNSEDTNDFLEYRYSASLRHALSNALLHLLSISQAQDAIGLAASLLSDEGTSIKVHLIKYLREEEEEGGGGGEAESNTLNPQHRIKHLRLSLSRLKTLEAEEGDKEAVVSFMEDLLKTCEDA; from the exons ATGGAGGCTGAGAACGAGCTCTCCGCGCCGGGCCTCGGCAGTACCGGCAGTACCGGTGTCCTGGGTGAGGCGGCCCCGTCAGGACGCGCGGGTACGGACGGCTGGCTGCTCGGTTCCCAGTCGGACGCAGAGAAACATTTTTCCCGCTGCGCCGCGAAACTCCGAGCACTGCGCTCGGACTCGACCTGTCGACACCGAGAGGAGCTCAACCGGCTGTTTGACGAGCTGCTGTCGGAAAACTACAGCAAAAGCGTCTTCCCCAGCATCAGCATTCAAGCAGAG GATGTGTGTACTCTGCTGAAACATGGCAGTAATCTTGTGCCGCTGACTCAGGAACATTTAGTCATCAAACTCTGTCAGCTGATGCATCATCTGCTTAATCAGCTGAAG GTGATCATGGACGAGCAGACGCTGGATGTATTATTGAAGTACACCACAAGTGCGATGAAGACGTGCAGCACATGGACACACTCTGACGTTCTCATCGCTCTCTCCACAGTCGTGTATGGGAATGGACCTCAGTGTTACCAG CACCTTAGTGATTTACTGGCTGAAGACGGAGTGCTGATGTTCTATGGTGACCCAGCTCAGCCAAGTATGGAATTACGCCGCGTTGCTCTCACCTGTATGGCCAACATCTGTCTCAG AGTTCCTGGTCAGCCTCCTCTGGATGATCAGTACAGAACTGTGTGTTTCAAAGTCTTCCTTAAAACACTGCAGTCGCCCAAACCTCCCAGCACCGATGAGCTCTTCTACTGCATA GTGCTCCAGGCAGCTCTGAAAGGACTTCAGTATTGTCTCTCAGGTGGGAAGTGGAAATATGGTGAAGGGGAGGAGCTTGGATCAGTTTTGGCCACACTTAAG AGACTTATGTTCCACGGAGCTccaggtgtgagtgtggattGGCCGGCTGTGCTTTACCcaactcctcttcctcagtATGAGGGTCTGGCTGCATTTAAACCTGCTGAGACACCAAAACCCTCTGAACCACCAATGGATGCTGTCCTGTTGGGCAAAACCTCCGGG AATAAAAAGAGGAAACCCAGAGGAagggggaagaagaagagcacTGAGCTCAGCAGACGAGATGGAGACGACGATGACAGAGAGGCTGTGTCTGCACCTCAGAAAGGAGGCGTGGGAGAGGGAGAGTTTCTGGCTAAACCGTCTGAGCCATCGTTTTACCCGTCCTGGAAGAGAAACAATTCTGATTCCGAGTTTTCTGACCCTGAGGGTAACGCACAGAGCAAATTAAG ATTTTTTCTTGGTCGTGTGCGTGAGAGAGCTCTGCACTCGTTGCTCGGGGTGGTGAAATGTGTGGAGAAGCGGACGCTGTACGGGTACTGGTCTTCCTTCATCCCTGACGCTCCTGTCGGTGGACCGCCGCCTCTCACTCTGCTCACAATTGTACTGAAGGATTCGTCACCAAAG gtacGTGCATGTGCACTTCAGGTGTTGTCGGCCATTTTGGATGGCTCTCGTCAGTTCCTGGCTGCGGCTGAAGATACGACGTCTCCTCGTACGTCTTACACACCGTTCTCCCTCTTGCTGGCCACTGCCATCAGAGAACTGCACCGTGCTCTGACCCTGGCTCTGCTGGCTGAGACTGCTCCTCAGACACTCGTTCAGGTTATTAAG tgtctggCGTTTCTGGTGGCTAACGCTCCGTACCACCGCCTCAGACCCGGTCTGCTCAGCTCGCTCTGCAAACAGATCCGTCCCTTTGTGCGCCACAgag ACGTGAACGTGCGTGTGTCGGTCCTGACACTTTACGGGTCTCTGTTGACGACTCAGGCTCCGCTCCCTGAAGTGCAGCTCATCCTCCAGCAGCCGGACAGTGGCAGCAGCTCTGGCTCCTTCACACCGCAGGACTCCGCCCTCAGctggagacaaagacatggaGAGACTTCACCCTCTCAAACACCGGTGCGCTCAGAGCGCAGCTCGCACACGCCCTCCCCACGGGTTCCTTGCACGCCGGGGGAGAAGGACAATTCATCgctgtggctgctgcaggtTTGTGTCTCACTGGTGACTCAGCCCAGAGAGGACCAATCAGACAGCGAGGGGTGGGGAACAGGAGCCGGGGCTGTGTTGGAGCCTCCCCCTGTACGGCTGGAGGCACTGCAG GTCTTGTCCAGTCTTGTGCGCGGCTACTTCTCTCTAACACAagcgtgtttgtgtgagatCAAGCAGCTGAGCATACGCTGCCTCAGAGAGCCTGACCCAGCCATGCAGCTGCACGGAGCCATG TTACTGGAGGTGTTTGGGACGGGAATCATCCAGCAGTACAAACCAGAGAACAACGTGCCCGAGAGCTCACGGGTGCCACTGGGACAA gtggtTCAGTTGTGGTCAGAAGTACTGAGCGGTCCACTGAACGCAGCGATGCAGAGTGAACAACATCCCAAACTACaggccagtgtgtgtgacaCGCTGTCTGCCATCCTGCCTCAGGCCTTCACTCAGCTGCCC GAAAAGACGCAGCTGATGTGTGTGACCGTGCTGCTGGGTCTGACCTACAGTGAAAACTATCTGGTGAAGATGGCAGCGGTCAGAGCTCTGGGAACGTACATCCTGTTTCCCTGTCTCAGAGAG GATGTGATGTTCGTGGCAGACACCGCCAACGCCATCCTCGCCGCCCTAAGTGATGGAAGCACTAACGTCCGTGCCAAGGCGGCCTGGTCTTTGGGAAACCTCGCAGACGTACTTATCATCAATAT GGAAACTCTCGGTGTTACTTTTCACGAGGAGTTATCggacatgctgctgctgaagatgtTACACGCAGCAACTCGAGCAGCAGGCGACAGAGACAAG GTGAAAGCGAATGCCGTGCGAGTTCTCGGGAACCTGCTCCATTTCCTGCGTGAGAGTCAGCTGACGCGCTCTGCTTTCCAACACCCGGTGGAAGACGCAGTCCGTGCTCTTGTAAAAACGGTCTTATCAGAGTCCACGATGAAGGTCCGGTGGAACGCCTGTTACGCCCTGGGAAATGCTTTCAGAAACCCCGCCCTGCCGCTCA ACTCCGCCCTGTGGTCCAGTGACGTGTTCTCTGCCCTCTGCCACGTTGTCACTTCCTGCAAAAACTTCAAGGTCCGAATCAAATCAGCTGCTGCCCTGGCGGTCCCCGCCCACCGGGGATGCTACGGGGACACAAAGCGATTCGGCTACGTGTGGCGTTCCCTCACCACGGCACTCCAGAACAGCGAGGACACCAATGACTTCTTAGAGTACCGCTACAGTGCCAGCCTTCGACACGCACTCTCCAACGCTCTCCTGCACCTGCTCAGCATCAGCCAGGCTCAGGACGCCATCGGGCTCGCGGCGTCGCTGCTCAGCGACGAGGGGACGAGCATCAAAGTGCATTTGATAAAATAtctcagagaggaggaggaggagggtggaggaggtggagaggcaGAGAGCAACACTTTAAACCCTCAGCACAGAATCAAGCAcctgagactgagtctgagcAGACTGAAGACGTTAGAGGCTGAGGAGGGAGATAAAGAGGCAGTCGTCAGTTTTATGGAAGATTTACTGAAGACATGTGAAGATGCGTAA
- the ddx52 gene encoding probable ATP-dependent RNA helicase DDX52 translates to MDAFDLFRKLGAGAKFDLKRFGRDAARFKIIRTHGGEASSDPLSSIDYFGTRAANGAQSRSSGLDEKEEGVGRVDEDEEGSDGDESGAGVKRKRVLEESGARTKKKKKNTKGNQVNDAGGSGITWTSSLDRKIQNLPSDEKEKNSVKRLKHLHQQKVNRIRSQHRINVHGSDVPDPLCTFEELQSEYRLNPRILQNLTDAGLTSPTPIQMQAVPLMMHNRELLACAPTGSGKTLAFCLPLLAHLQQPSNLGFRAVIISPTRELASQTYRELLRLSEGVGFRVHIIDKASLAAKKYGPQSNRKYDVLVSTPNRLVFLLKQDPPALDLSSVEWLVVDESDKLFEDGKSGFREQLATVFLACSNPKVRRAFFSATCTADVDQWCRLNLDNLVSVNIGHRNTAVETVEQELLFVGTENGKLVAMRDIIKKGFLPPMLVFVQSKERARELFHELVYEGINVEVIHADRTQQQRDNVVSSFRSGKIWVLICTALLARGIDFKGVNIVLNYDFPTSAVEYIHRIGRTGRAGHQGKAVTFFTENDKPLLRSIANVIKQAGCPVPDYMVGFKKTHSKEKHRLEKKPPKRNTICTTPRFLMKKKGEKVPALKRQRQTDGETESKQQGLKKRNKRPKEKGTEKQRKASLKTGAKLKMRGGKNKKTQAE, encoded by the exons ATGGACGCTTTCGACTTGTTTCGTAAACTCGGAGCCGGAGCTAAGTTTGACCTGAAGAGGTTTGGACGCGACGCCGCTCGGTTTAAG ATTATCAGGACTCACGGAGGGGAAGCGTCCTCAGATCCTCTCTCCTCAATCGATTACTTCGGTACAAGAGCGGCCAATGGAGCCCAGAGCAGGAGCAGTGGACTGGATGAGAAAGAGGAAGGAGTAGGAAGAGTagacgaggatgaggagggaAGTGATGGTGATGAATCTGGTGCAGGAGTCAAACGGAAGCGAGTCCTTGAAGAGAGTGGAGCgaggacaaagaagaaaaagaaaaacaccaaaggAAACCAGGTGAACG ATGCGGGTGGAAGTGGAATCACCTGGACGTCCTCACTGGACAGAAAGATCCAGAACCTGCCAAGCGACGAGAAGGAGAAAAACTCTGTGAAGAGGCTGAAGCATCTTCATCAGCAGAAG GTGAATCGTATTCGCTCTCAACACCGCATCAACGTCCACGGCTCTGACGTTCCTGACCCGCTGTGTACATTTGAGGAGCTGCAGTCTGAGTATCGCCTCAACCCGCGCATCCTTCAGAATCTCACAGACGCAGGATTGACTTCACCGACACCGATACAGATGCAGGCGGTACCGCTCATGATGCAC AACCGTGAGCTCCTGGCCTGCGCTCCCACTGGATCCGGAAAAACTTTGGCTTTCTGTCTCCCACTGCTCGCTCACCTGCAGCAGCCGTCAAACCTGGGCTTCAGAGCCGTGATCATCTCCCCGACCAGGGAACTGGCCagccag ACGTACAGAGAGCTGCTGCGTCTGTCAGAGGGAGTCGGCTTCAGAGTTCACATCATCGACAAAGCTTCACTGGCAGCCAAGAAATATGGACCACAGTCAAACAGAAAATAtg ACGTCCTCGTCAGCACACCCAACAGACTCGTCTTCCTCCTGAAGCAGGATCCTCCAGCTCTGGACCTCAGCAG TGTGGAGTGGCTGGTGGTCGATGAGTCTGACAAGCTGTTTGAAGACGGTAAGTCGGGTTTCAGGGAGCAGCTGGCGACCGTGTTTCTCGCCTGCTCCAACCCAAAGGTGCGCAGGGCTTTTTTCAGCGCCACCTGCACAGCAGACGTGGACCAGTGGTGCCGCCTGAACCTCGACAACCTGGTGTCGGTCAACATCGGACACAG AAATACAGCGGTGGAGACGGTggaacaggagctgctgtttgttggTACAGAGAACGGCAAACTGGTGGCCATGAGGGACATCATTAAGAAG GGTTTTCTGCCTCCCATGCTGGTGTTTGTTCAGTCTAAAGAGCGAGCGCGGGAGCTTTTCCATGAGCTGGTGTACGAAGGCATTAATGTAGAAGTGATCCACGCAGACCGCACACAGCAGCAG agagacaaCGTCGTCAGCAGTTTCCGCTCGGGTAAGATTTGGGTGCTGATCTGCACGGCTCTACTTGCCAGAGGAATCGACTTCAAAGGAGTCAACATCGTACTCAACTACGACTTCCCCACCAGTGCTGTGGAATACATCCACCGGATCG GTCGCACAGGTAGAGCTGGACATCAGGGGAAAGCCGTTACCTTCttcacagaaaatgacaaaccaCTGCTGCGCAG CATTGCAAATGTCATAAAACAAGCAGGCTGCCCTGTACCTGATTACATGGTCGGCTTCAAGAAGACACACAG taaagagaaacacagactcGAGAAGAAACCTCCCAAGAGAAACACCATTTGCACAACACCTCGCTTCTTGATGaagaagaagggggaaaaagtACCGGCACTGAaaagacagaggcagacagacGGAGAAACGGAGTCAAAACAGCAGGGattgaagaaaagaaataaaaggccaaaagaaaagggaacagaaaaacagaggaaggCTTCACTGAAGACGGGAGCaaagttaaaaat gagaggagggaagaacAAGAAGACACAGGCAGAGTAA
- the rpl23a gene encoding 60S ribosomal protein L23a, producing the protein MAPKAKKEAVPAKTEAKSKALKAKKAVLKGVHSQRKKKIRTSPTFRRPKTLRLRRQPKYPRKSAPRRNKLDHYAIIKFPLTTESAMKKIEDNNTLVFIVDVKANKHQIKHAVKKLYDIDVAKVNTLIRPDGEKKAYVRLAPDYDALDVANKIGII; encoded by the exons ATGGCACCGAAGGCGAAGAAGGAAG CGGTCCCTGCCAAGACTGAGGCCAAGTCTAAGGCTCTGAAGGCCAAAAAGGCTGTACTCAAAGGCGTACACagccagaggaagaagaaaatcagGACTTCTCCCACCTTCCGTCGCCCCAAAACCCTCCGTCTTCGTAGGCAGCCCAAGTATCCTCGCAAGAGTGCACCACGCAGGAACAA GCTGGATCACTATGCCATCATCAAGTTCCCCTTGACGACAGAGTCTGCAATGAAGAAAATTGAAGACAATAACACACTGGTGTTCATCGTTGATGTCAAAGCCAACAAACATCAGATCAAGCATGCCGTCAAGAAGCTGTACGACATTGACGTCGCCAAAGTCAACACACTCATCAG GCCCGATGGTGAGAAGAAAGCATACGTTCGCCTGGCACCAGATTACGATGCTTTGGATGTTGCAAACAAG ATTGGCATCATCTAA
- the birc2 gene encoding baculoviral IAP repeat-containing protein 2 gives METLVQLKNSQFLMELCRNGPPPDLQYDNSSELFRISTFARFPTSGVTERSLARAGWFYTGVGDRVQCFRCNVTADGWQAGDCPTERHRQLSPTCSFVQSLPSTANLLSSSHSAFSPLRIAPAIPLSGPGPAAPNTISQGEEPLGYMNMAFSAPPPSSPLSSRGVEDMSHQRPTCHNPSMRREQERLGSFHSWTLSIITPAELAKAGFYYLGQGDRVACFSCGGQLSNWEPGDRAVSEHQRHYPNCRFVRGDRADNVSLAGAAGAATSQLSAGGPALSNVSNPAMQQNEERLLTFINWPSRIPVRPDQLAKAGFYYVGRNDDVKCFCCDGGLRCWECGDDPWVEHAKWFPRCEYLLQEKGQEFVHQIQARFPRLFEQLLTNGESSSREFVDPPVVHLGPGEERSEDAVMMNTPVIKSALEMGFERGLVKQTVQSKILTSGENYRTVQELVSDLLSAEDQKREEEREMLAEAMASDGFTFVKRHQAALIQRLKSVEPVLEHLREQNVLSAEEYSGLLAQTTAQQQTARLIELVLTKGNAAAEVFRNWIQKNDVHLLRDLMAQSNEATSPSQDLSDLPMEEQLRRLQEERTCKVCMDKEVNIVFIPCGHLVVCKECAPSLRKCPICRGLVKGTVRTFLS, from the exons atggaaactCTTGTTCAGCTTAAAAACAGCCAGTTTTTAATGGAACTGTGTCGGAATGGGCCTCCGCCGGACCTCCAGTATGACAACTCCTCAG AACTCTTCCGCATCTCTACTTTTGCCCGCTTCCCGACCTCCGGAGTCACAGAGCGAAGTCTGGCGCGGGCTGGTTGGTTCTACACCGGTGTGGGCGACCGTGTGCAGTGTTTCAGGTGCAATGTGACAGCAGATGGCTGGCAGGCCGGAGATTGTcctacagagagacacagacagctgTCTCCCACCTGCTCCTTCGTTCAGAGCCTCCCATCAACAGCCAACCTGctttcttcctctcactctgcTTTTTCCCCACTCCGCATTGCTCCAGCCATACCA CTGTCTGGTCCAGGCCCAGCTGCTCCTAACACGATAAGCCAAGGTGAAGAGCCACTGGGATACATGAACATGGCTTTTTCTGCTCCGCCACCCTCCAGCCCACTCAGCTCCCGTGGAGTAGAGGACATGTCGCACCAGAGGCCCACGTGCCACAACCCGAGCATGCGCAGAGAGCAGGAGCGCCTGGGGTCCTTCCACTCATGGACTCTGTCCATCATCACCCCTGCAGAGCTCGCCAAGGCGGGCTTCTACTATTTAGGCCAAGGCGACCGCGTGGCCTGCTTCAGCTGCGGAGGACAG TTGAGTAACTGGGAGCCAGGTGACAGAGCTGTGTCCGAACACCAGAGACATTATCCAAACTGTCGCTTTGTCCGCGGGGACAGAGCTGACAACGTGTCACTGGCCGGGGCGGCAGGAGCAGCGACGTCCCAACTGTCAGCAGGAGGTCCGGCTCTCAGTAACGTCTCCAACCCTGCCATGCAGCAGAACGAAGAGCGACTGCTCACCTTTATTAACTGGCCGTCTCGCATACCTGTCCGGCCTGATCAGCTGGCTAAAGCTGGCTTCTACTATGTAG GTCGTAACGATGACGTCAAGTGTTTCTGCTGTGATGGAGGTCTGCGGTGCTGGGAGTGTGGAGATGACCCTTGGGTAGAACATGCCAAGTGGTTTCCTCG GTGTGAGTATTTGCTCCAGGAGAAAGGACAAGAGTTTGTTCACCAGATCCAAGCTCGCTTCCCTCGGCTGTTTGAGCAG CTTTTAACAAATGGAGAAAGCAGCTCCAGAGAGTTTGTGGATCCTCCAG TGGTTCACCTTGGTCCAGGAGAGGAGCGATCTGAAGACGCTGTCATGATGAACACTCCTGTGATTAAGTCTGCTTTAGAAATGGGCTTTGAGAGAGGTCTCGTCAAACAAACGGTCCAGAGCAAGATTCTGACCAGTGGAGAGAACTACAGGACAGTCCAGGAGCTGGTGTCAGACCTGCTGAGTGCCGAGGACcaaaaaagggaggaggagcGCGAGATGCTGGCAGAGGCAATGGCATCAG ATGGTTTCACGTTTGTGAAGAGACACCAGGCGGCGCTGATCCAGCGTCTGAAGAGTGTCGAGCCAGTGTTGGAGCATTTGAGAGagcaaaatgttttat CTGCTGAGGAGTACAGCGGTCTTCTGGCACAGACCACGGCACAGCAGCAAACTGCCAGGTTGATAGAGCTCGTCCTCACAAAGGGAAACGCTGCGGCTGAGGTTTTTCGCAACTGGATCCAGAAAAACGATGTCCACCTGCTCAGAGATCTCATGG CACAGTCAAATGAAGCAACTTCACCAAGCCAAGATTTATCAG ATCTTCCAATGGAGGAGCAGCTGCGGCGCTTACAGGAGGAGCGTACCTGTAAGGTGTGTATGGACAAAGAAGTCAACATCGTCTTCATCCCGTGTGGCCATCTGGTGGTGTGCAAAGAGTGTGCACCGTCACTGAGAAAGTGCCCGATCTGCAGAGGTTTGGTTAAAGGCACAGTCCGAACCTTCCTCTCATAA